The following proteins come from a genomic window of Meles meles chromosome 1, mMelMel3.1 paternal haplotype, whole genome shotgun sequence:
- the PRMT6 gene encoding protein arginine N-methyltransferase 6 translates to MSLPKKRKLESGGGGEGGEGTEEEDGGEQEAALPRPRRARRERDQLYYECYSDISVHEEMIADRVRTDAYRLGILRNWAGLRGKTVLDVGAGTGILSIFCVQAGARRVYAVEASAIWQQAREVVRLNGLEDRVHVLPGPVETVELPEQVDAIVSEWMGYGLLHESMLSSVLYARTKWLKEGGLLLPASAELFVAPISDQMLELRLGFWSQVKQLYGVDMSCLESFATRCLMGHSEIVVQGLSGEDVLARPQCFAQLELARTGLEQELEAGVGGRFRFSCYGSAPMHGFAIWFQVTFPGGDSEKPLVLSTSPFHPVTHWKQALLYLNEPVQVEQDTDISGEITLLPSRDNHRLLRVLLRYKVGDQEEKTKDFAMED, encoded by the coding sequence ATGTCGCTGCCCAAGAAAAGAAAGCTTGAGTCGGGGGGCGGCGGCGAAGGAGGGGAGGGAACTGAAGAGGAAGATGGCGGAGAGCAGGAGGCGGCTCTGCCGCGACCCCGGAGGGCTAGGAGGGAGCGGGACCAGCTGTACTATGAGTGCTATTCAGACATATCGGTCCACGAGGAGATGATTGCGGACCGTGTCCGGACCGATGCCTACCGCTTGGGCATCCTGCGGAACTGGGCAGGACTGAGGGGCAAGACTGTGCTGGACGTGGGCGCGGGCACCGGCATTCTTAGCATCTTCTGTGTACAGGCCGGGGCCCGGCGCGTGTACGCGGTGGAGGCCAGCGCCATCTGGCAACAGGCCCGGGAGGTGGTGCGGCTTAACGGGCTGGAGGACCGGGTGCACGTCCTGCCGGGGCCGGTGGAGACGGTGGAGTTGCCAGAGCAGGTGGATGCCATCGTGAGCGAGTGGATGGGCTACGGACTCTTGCACGAGTCTATGCTGAGCTCTGTGCTGTACGCGCGGACCAAGTGGCTGAAGGAGGGCGGTCTTCTCCTGCCGGCTTCCGCCGAGCTCTTCGTGGCGCCCATCAGCGACCAGATGCTTGAGTTGCGCCTGGGCTTCTGGAGCCAGGTGAAGCAGCTCTACGGTGTGGACATGAGCTGCTTGGAGAGCTTCGCCACGCGCTGCCTTATGGGCCACTCGGAGATCGTGGTGCAGGGTTTGTCCGGAGAGGACGTGCTGGCCCGGCCGCAGTGCTTTGCTCAGCTGGAGCTGGCCCGCACCGGCctggagcaggagctggaggctggggtgggcGGGCGCTTCCGTTTCAGTTGCTATGGCTCAGCGCCCATGCATGGCTTTGCCATCTGGTTCCAGGTGACCTTCCCCGGAGGGGACTCGGAGAAACCCCTGGTGCTGTCCACCTCGCCTTTTCACCCGGTCACGCACTGGAAGCAGGCACTTCTCTACCTGAACGAGCCTGTGCAAGTGGAACAAGATACGGACATTTCCGGAGAGATCACGCTGCTGCCCTCCCGGGATAACCACCGTCTCCTGCGCGTGCTGCTGCGCTACAAAGTAGGAGACCAGGAGGAAAAGACCAAAGACTTTGCCATGGAGGACTGA